CGGAGCACTGGGCACGGCGTCGAAGACCGGTACCCGATGAAGGCTGAACAAACGGCGCTAACGAAACCCTTTACAACATTCTTTTAATCTCCAACTCCTACGTTCACTCATGCCCGATGAAAGTACGAAATTCGCCGCTGATCCGGATCTTTTCAAGATAATGATGCTGATCGGCGCCGTCATGGGGATAGGAAGCGTGTTCCTGGCGTGGTTCAGTCTGGATATGTTAGTAGCCAGGTTTGAGTATAACGGGTTCGATTTCTATCTTAAGGGCCTCGACCTCCCCGACGGTTATCCCTCCGCGGGATATTACGCGTACATGCCGCTGGCGGTATTTGCGGCAGCCGCGATCTCGGTGATCCCGGCCGCGCTGTCTTTCACCAAACGCGGGAAGAATGGTGCGGCAGCCGCGACCGTTCTGGGAGCCGTTATGCTGGCGGCGACGCTTCTTTACATCTTCTATCCTATGTCGAAGATGGCGCTCATCAGTTCCGGGGCGGACCTGATAGCCGACATAAGGCTGATGGATTACTTGGGAGCAGGCGTCTACCTGGCGGTCATCGCAAGCATGCTTCTGATCATAGGGGGCGCGATCGTAATGCTGCGCAATAAGGCCGATGCCGGCGTCCAAAAAAGCGAATAAATCAAAAGAACAATATATTGCGACCAACTCTTTCGGTCATGATGGATGTTCTGAGCGACATAGCCGATGCGGTAGAGGAAGCTATAAGGAAGATCCCCGACTCTAAATGCAGAGGAGAATGTTTAGGAATGGGCGCCGACGGGACGTCCACCTCTCAGATCGACAAGATAGCCGAGAACACCGTCCTTGCGTTCATCCAAAAGAACAACATCCCCTTGAACGTCCTGAGCGAGGAGATCGGGTTCGTCGACAACGGCGGTAAAGAGACGCTGGTCCTGGACCCCATAGACGGAACATCTAACGCGGTCGCCGGGATCCCGCTTTTCACGATATCGCTGGCCGTCGGCACAGGATCCCTTTCCGGCGTCCACACGGCATACCTCCGGAACCTTGCCACCGGCGACGTCATAACCGCCGAAAAAGGGAAGGGCGCATATAAGAACGGCATAAGGATCCACGTCAGAAAGGCGGAAATGGACGATCTGTTCCTGATGATCTATCTCGGGAACGGAGCGCACCCGGATTCGTTCGACCTCGCAAAGAGGGTCAAATCGTCGCGCTCGTTCGGCTGCGCGTCGTTGGAGATGGTCCTGGTCGCGGAGGGGGAAGCGGATGGTTTCATGATGCATTCCGAGCGATATTCACGTGCGATAAGGATAGTGGACATCGCGGCCAGCGCTCTCGTGCTGAGGGAGGCGGGAGGAGAGATCTATGATCTCGACGGAAACGTGCTGGATATGGACTTCGACATCGGATGTCATTCCAATTTCATCGCCTTCGGCGACCGGAGAGCGTATGATTTCATCGTCAAAGCGAAGAACGAGATACCCGAATCGCCGATCTACGGCATATGCGCGAACATCGGGATACCGGAGGCCAGAGAGTATGCGAGAAGGGTGATGAAAGCTCTGAGCGGCTGCGATTATGTCCTTGATGAGGGGATCGCCTCCGAACTGGGCATGAAAGGGTACCCCGTCGAGGATATGAAAGTGGACATCATGATAACGATCGGCGGGGACGGGACCATCCTCCGCACCTCTATGCAGAACAAAGCGCCGATGATAGGGATAAACGCTGGGGGAGTCGGATTCCTGGCAGAGGTCCATGTGAACGATATCGAAGAAGGGATCAGGAGGCTGCGCTGCGGGGAGTACGTGGTGGAGGAGAGGTTCAAGATCAGCTCGTGGTATGAGGGAGAATACCTCGCGGAAGCGGTGAACGAAGCCGTCGTACATACGGACTCCATCGCGAAGATAAGACATTTCAAAGTATACGTGAACGACAGGCTCATGACAGAGGTCCGCGCCGACGGGATAATCGTGTCGACGCCCACCGGCTCCACCTGCTATGCCATGAGCCTCGGAGCGCCGCTGATCGACCCCCGCGTCAACGCCGTGGTGGTCGTACCGATGGCCGCTTACAAGTTCGCGTCAAGGCCGTTCGTGGTCCCGGCGGACGCAAAGGTGACGGTGGAGACCGTGATGGACAGCGGATGCATGCTGGTCATTGACGGGCAGAAAGAATATGAGATAAAGGGTAAGACCCACATAGACTTCATCAGGTCGTCGGAGACTGTCAGGTTCATAAGGTTCAACACCGATTTCTATTCAAGGGTAAGGGAGAAACTGGTGAACGCGATATGAGCAGGATCTACGGGGTAAGCGTGGATTTCATCGACGGATTCAATGAATCTGCCAAGTCCACGTACCCGGATGAATTCATATGCTTCCACAGGGAATACGATGGTGTGATCTCCGAGATGATATTGGTGCCTGGGTCCGTATACGGGGAGAGCCACAGCTTCATAAACGATTGGATGTCGCCGGTGGATTTCCATAAATCCGGGTCGGCGCATTCCCACCCCGGGTACAGCAACGAGCCCTCCGACGCAGACCTGGATTTCTTCAATTACATGGGAGGGGTCCATTTTATAACATGCCAGCCCTATGACAGAAGGAGCTGGAAAGCCTACGACTCGAGAGGAAGGGTCGTCGATCTTGAGATCATATTCTGATCACATGCAGCTGCGCGCGATGTCCTTTGCCAGCTCCATCATGCTGACTGCGTATACTCTGTCCTTTGCCTCTGCCGTAATGTCGATGTATTCGGGATCGGCCGCGTTCCTGGAGATGGCGAACCATCCTCCGGTCATGCCGACCCTTCCGCCCTCGATCTCCCAGATATCTTCCGAATCCAGTTCTTTGAGCCTTTCGCCGAGTTTCCTGTAGAAGAGCTCGATGTTGCCCGGACCGTATATCGATTCTTTAAGGACGATATATCTGGGGAATGACGCAAGCAGGTCGCTTATGCTGTTCTCCCCCGACATCCTGGTGAGGATAACGGCGGCGTTTATGGCGTCGGGGCACATCGTCACATCGGGGAATATGAAGGTCCCGTCGGCCATCGCGCCCATTTCCGCATTGTTGTTCTTTATGGCTTCGGTTATCGATTCCAGGTCGTTGTCGGTCCGTATTATCCGTCTTTCGCTGTGAGCTTTCGCATCAGAGGAAAGACCTTCTCCGATCAGATCCCTGAACGCATCGTCCACCACCGCCGAGGCGTCGAAGGGCACCACCGCCGACGACGGCTTCAGGTAAAGCAGCAGCAGCGCAAGAATGCTTTCCGGATCGACATATTTTCCGTTCTCGTCGAAAAGCGCGAGCTTCGTCCCGTCGCCGTTGAGCGCTATCCCTATGCTCCCGAGTTCCATACCGACCACTTCGGCAAGGCCCGTGACGTCGTTCATGCCCACCCCCGGCGGTCTGGGGCTGTACCGCGGGTCGATCTGCGCGTTCATCGTCGTCAGGTCGGCGCCCGCCGACGCCAATATCGCCGGGGCGCACAAAGACGTGCTTCCGCAGCCGCAGTCCAATATCACGGGCGCGTCCACGCTATTCCCGTATTTCTCACGCATCGTTCGGTTATAGTCATCTGCGGCCGTGTCGCAGGCCCTCATGCTTCCGATATCCCTGTATCCCGGAAGAGGCTGGTCCCTCCTGCCGTCCGTTATGATCTGCCGCAGCTGCTCTTTTGTGAAGGCCGAGCCGTCGGGGTTCATGATCCGTATACCGCTGATCCTCCCCTGCTCGTCGGGTTCCCCGACCATCATTACGCAGTCGGAACCCCCGGACGCCAAGGCCGCCGCCGGCGCGGGAACGACGCCCGCATCGCTGACTTCCGCGCCAGCCGAAAGCAGCCCGCTTATAAGTGAGTTCTTTATCATTCTGCTGCTCGGACCGGCGTCGGACCCGACGCATACTGTTCTGCAGGACATCCCGACCGTCTGCCCGATCCTCAGAGCGTTCTCGGCGGTCATGTCTTCCTCAGTTACGGAGCGGAGCATCAGCGCGGGGGCGTTTTTCATCAATATCCTAAGAAATATTCCGGTTGATATTTCTTGTCATGCGGCCGCAATTGACCCAGCGTGAAAAATGCATTTGAGGCCGTTTTTGACCCAGTTTTTCCCCGATTTATTAAAAACTTTTAAATATTCCTCATCTGGATATTTATTCCACTATGCCAGATGGCTAGAGGGTGTGAAAGAGATGGTCATGGAGAAGATAGACATCGTAAAAGCAAAGCAGATCGCACAGAACAAGGGACTCAAGCCTGGAAAGGTAAAGGGGACTTCCGGAGTACAGTTCACCAAAGGGAGCAACGACAGATTATCCGTAATAACATGGGATGAGTTCGAAATGATCCTGAAACAGAGGAAGCTGTCCATATACGAGAGCGGCGGCTGGATGAAGATAATGAAGGCGTGAGCTTTCATATCCTCTTGCGTGCACATGCCTTTGTGTGCACGTACCTCTTTATATGAAAAAGTGAATCAGCCCGTTTAGGCAGGGGTAGTCAAGCCTGGCCAACGACGCTAGATTCAGGGTCTAGTCCTTAGTGGTCCAAGGGTTCAAATCCCTTCCCCTGCACTTATCATATCGATCCGTCCGCCTGTTTGCCGCAATTCAGCGGCAAACGGCCTCCCATATCCTATCCGTTGCCCGCACGGGCGTAAGGTCAGATCATATTGGTCGGGATCATATTTTCATTACCGTCGAGCGCCGGCCGGCCGCCATATGCGCAGACACGTCCTTTTTCCCTGAGCTTATGACGAACCAGAACGCCCCGATATTCTCCTTTTGGGATCGGAATTAAATTGGCTGTTTGTAACAACCCGCAGATGACAGAAGGCTCATATAAAGTGGTTAATTAATGGACGCAGGCGGGGTGAACCCCGCCCTTGTCCCGTTTGATCGTAGGCTTTACGGCCTTCTCGGGCGTATAACGAACATATACACTACCGCCAGAAGTACTACCGCCGCTATCGCGGCAATCGCGGCGATGAGCGTCGTGTTGCCGCCGCCGGGGGCAGGCTCCTCCGTTACCGCGCCGACGGAGATGATTATCATCTTGGTCTTTGCCGGGCTACTGCTGTCTTCCACCAGGATGACCGCCGTTGTCGCGGTTTGCTCCGCCGCTGGACGCTCGCCAGTGATCTCTCCCGTATCCTCGTCGATATCAAGCCATGAAGGGCCGGCGCTGATGTAGAAATAGTACGGGGCCGTCCCGCCCGATACGCCGCCCTGTACGGTTATCGGCTTAACGGTCGTCCCAAGTTTACCAGCTGGCACATTGAAGCCCGCATTGTTTGTAAAAGCAAGGGGCGCGCCGCTGTACTGCGGAGAGAAGTAGAAATCCGGTTTATCCCAGCCCGAAGATGGGAAATGAAGGAGGGACGTAGCGCCGGTCACGTTGGTCTCAGCGGCGATGTAGTTGTAATTTACGCGAAGGTAATTCAGCAATGCGTTCTTGGACACATCAAGCGAGGTCAGTTCGTTGTAAGAGCAGTCCAGCGCCGTCAGCAACACGTTCTTGGACACATCAAGCGAGGTCAGTTCGTTGTAAGAGCAGTTCAGTACCTCCAGCGATGTGTTCTTTGATAAGTCCAGCGAGGTCAGGCTGTTGTGGGAACAGTACAGGTCTCTCAGCGATGTGTTCTTGGACACATCCAGGTCGCTCAGGTTGTTATAACCGCAGTCCAGTATCACCAGCGATGTGTTCTCAGACACATCCAGCGCGTCCAATCTGGTGTAGTGGCAGCTCAGGCTTTCCAACGATGTGTTCTTGGACACATCCAGCGCGTCCAGGTCGTTATAAGAGCAGTCCAGGTATACCAGCGATGTGTTCTTGGACACATCCAGCGCGTTCAGTTTGTTTTCGTTGCAATTCAGCCATTCCAACGCTGCATTCTTGGATAAGTCCAGTGCGGTCAGGTCGTTGTCGTAGCAACCCAGGCTCCTCAGCGATGTGTTCTCGGACACATCCAGCGCGGTAAATTTATTGCCGCCGCAATCCAGCCATATCAGCGCTGCACCTTTGGGCACGTCCAGCGCAGTCAGCTCGTTGTTGCTGCAGCGCAGATATTTCAGCGCGGTATTCTTGGATACATCCAGCGAGGCCAATTCGTTGTAAGAGCAGTCCAGATCGTCCAGCAGGATGTTCTTGGACAAGTCCAGCGCAGTAATGTTGTTGTCGTGGCAGTTCAAGTATTCCAGCAGGATGTTCTTGGACAAGTCCAGCGCAGTAATGTTGTTCATCTGACAGCTCAGAATTTCCAGTTGGGTACAGCCGGACACATCCAGCGCGGTCAGGTTGGCGTTGCCGTTGCAATACAGCCATACCAGCGCGGTCAGGCCGGAGACGTTGAGCATACCGCCTGTCAGACCCTTTACGTCCAGATCCAGATATATTATGCGCTTGTTCGTGGAAGCGCTGCTCCATGTCACGCCCGTCCAGTTGCCGGGCACAGAACTGCCGTCGGCAGGGGCCGCCGTCCAGCCGAGACCGTTATTTGCGATGATGTCGTTGATAACCGCGACATCGCCGGCGTTATAGTCCCCGGCGGCCCCGAGGACCGTGTTCTCTCGGTCTAAAAATGCGGCCGCGGTGATCGCCAACAGCGCAGCAATCATCAGAGAGAGGGCCGCCCCTCTCCATCTGTTCTTGTTTCCTCTCATGCACTTCACATCCGATAAAGGGAATCGACACATACCTTCAGCACGTGTTCTCGCGTTATTAATACCGCGTGCGGCTTTATTAACGTGACTATGCGGAAAATATGTCCGCCCCGTCTCAGCGGCGGTTCGCATTTTCTATTTCCCCTTCAAGCCGGAATAGGACGCTGCGCATACAGCGGAACGGCAGCAGCACCGCGCGCCTGCAGGATATCAGACGCGACTGCCTCTTGCGAACGGACCATCGGTACGCAGATGACAAGATGAGTGTGTGCGGGAGACTTGCCGATGCGGCCGCGAATTTTTCAGCTCTGGGTCTTTGGAAAGCGCTGTGGCTTCGAGCTGAACAGTGATGGCGTTATATGCTTTAGGTATGCCTAAATTTATATACTTTTAGGGAATCCTAAATTCATGGATAACAACTGTGATTGTGATTGTGCAAGCAGCTGTACGTGCGAGGGTAAGTGCACCGGAAACGTTTGCGTGCCCATGGACGAGGACTCCTTCAGATCCGAAAGCGGAGTGCCGCTGGTGACCGCAAGGATCGGCGAGGGCGGTAAGATCGTAAGGGTCTCCGGTAAACAGGAAATAAGGAAATTCCTCTGCGAACTCGGATTCGTTATCGGAGCCCGCGTATCCGTCGTGAACGAGAACTCTGGAAACCTGATCCTGGATGTGAAAGGGTCCAGGATAGCGATGGACAAAGCAATGGCTTCAAAGATATTCTTCACCCCCTCTCTGCCGGAAACGGCGGCTCAAAGGTAACCGGCGGGAAGATGACCGTAAGGATCGCTTTGGCGGGGAACCCTAACTCAGGGAAGACCACGATGTTCAACAGGCTCACCGGAAGCTCCCAGAGAGTCGGGAACTGGCCGGGGGTGACCGTTGAACGTAAGGAAGGCAGACTGAAGGGTGAGGATGACGCTATAATAGTCGATCTGCCGGGGATATATTCTTTGTCACCGTACTCTCCCGAAGAGGTGGTCTCCAGGGATTTCCTTCTGAAGGACAGGCCGGAGGCGGTGATCAACATCGTCGACGCCTCGAACCTGGAAAGGAACCTGTACCTGACCACTCAGATCGTTGAGGCCGGGATCCCGACAGTCATCGCGCTCAACAAGATGGACGCGGTTGCCAGAGAAGGCATAAAGATAGATCTGGGCAAGCTGTCCAAGGCCCTCGGATGCACGATCGTCGAAACGACCGCCCTCAAAGGGGACGGCGTCGAGGAACTTTCCCGCGCCGTCATGTCCGCCGTCGGGACGAAGGCAGATAACGCCCTCAGATACTCAAAGGAGCTGGAAGGATACGTTTCGACGGTCGAGGGTATCCTTCGGGGGGAAGTGCCCGAGGAGGCCGAGAGATGGTACGCCCTCAAGCTGCTGGAGAGGGATGAGAGACTAAAGAAGGACATCGACGGGGACGCCTGGGAGAGGATAGAGGCCGTTGTCTCTTCAATGGAATCGAAGATGGACAACGACGCCGACAGCATCATCGCCGAGGAAAGGTACTCTTTGATAGGGAGGATAGTAGGCGAATCTGTCGATAAGAGCGGCAGCGTAAGGAAAGGAGAGACCCGTTCGGACAGGATCGACAGGATCGTGACCAACCGCTGGCTTGGGATCCCCATATTCGCCGCCGTAATGTTCGCCATATATTTCATCGCGATAGAGACGATCGGGTCATTGGGGACGGACATTCTCAACGGTTACATAAGGGACACTCTGATGCCGTCCGCCGAAGGATGGCTCACCGACGCGGGGGTCGCGGACTGGCTGGTCGGGCTGATCGTCAAGGGGATCATAGGGGGCGTCGGGGCCGTAATAGGGTTCCTGCCGCAGATGATGGTGCTGTTCGTTATATTGGTAATGCTTGAGGAATGCGGGTACATGTCCAGGGTGGCCTTTGTGATGGACCACCTGTTCCGCAGGTTCGGTCTGTCCGGGAAATCCCTCATCTCCGTCCTGGTTGGGATGGGATGCGGCGTCCCCGGCATAATGTCGTCAAGGGCCATCCAGGGTGAGACGGAGAGGAAGATAACCGCAATGACGGTCACATTCATACCGTGCTCCGCAAAGCTTCCAGCCATTGCCCTCATAGCCGGCGCCCTGTTCGGAAAGAGCGCTTTTATAGCGATATCCGTCTATTTTATGGGAATATTGTGCATATTGATGTCCGGAATAATCATGAAGAAGTGGAGGTCCCTCGCGGGAGCCCCGTCTCATTTCATCATGGAACTTCCTCCGTATCACGCTCCGCATGCGTTCAGCGTCATAAGATCGACGCTGGAAAAGACGTGGTCCTTCGTAAAGAATGCCGGCACCTTCGTGCTGCTGGCGTGTGTGCTCGTATGGTTCCTGTCATCGTATGACTGGGGCATCAACAGCGTAGGCGCGGCGGATTCGATGCTGGCCGACATAGGCAACTCTTTGAAGTGGATATTCGTGCCGCTCGGATTCGGGGACGATTGGGAGTTCACCATGGCGACCATCACAGGTCTGCTTGCGAAGGAGAACCTTGTCGGTACGCTCGGAGTGCTATTCAGCCCCGGAGGAGGGGAGGAGCTTTGGGATGTCATAGGCGGCATGCTCACGCAGGCCGGAGGATATGCGTTCCTTCTGTTCAACATGATATGCGCTCCCTGCGTTGCGGCAGTCGGCGCGATGAGGAGCGAGCTCGGGTCCTGGAGAGGCGCCGCGAAGGCGGTCATTTACCAGTGCCTGCTGGCATATGCGATCGCCCTGATATTCTATCAGTTCGCTTCGGTATTCATGGGAAATGGTCTGGGATTGGGGATTGTGCCCGCGGTCATAGCTTTGGCAGCGCTGATCTACATGCTGGCCTCAAAGGACCCCTTCAGCATCTTCAGGAAGGTGAGGCGGGATGCTTAACGCGGCTACGTTTGCGGTAGCGGCCGCCGTTCTCATGGTGATCGCGCTCTCCGCATACTTCACATACAGGTCTCTTAAGCGGGGCGGGTGCTCATACTGCGGCGGGTGCCCTAAAGCCGAGGATCCGGCCTGTGAAGGATGCAGGAAGAGGGAGTGACCTCAGCTCATCAGGATGGACAATATCAGGAACACCAAGATCATGGCGGCAAGAACCGACGCCGTTCTGACCCATTTCCAGTCCTTTTCGGCTACGAGGTGGAAAAGCGTCGTCAGGACGCCTATGAAAGGGGACGCTATCAGCACAAGGGCGCCCAGCCACATGATCCTGTCTCCTACGTCCTGTTCCGAAAGGACCAGCCCCGCCGCGAGAAGGGCGATCCCCGCGAAGAGACAGCATTTCAGGGAGAGGGATGTGGCGTCGCTCATTTTCATAACACACCACCTGCCTCAAGGAATATTATCACCGATATGGCAAGGAGCAGTATCGAGAAGTATCTCCTCATCGGGCCCGCGTCGATCAGCCTAGAGGCCCTTGTGCCGATGATCGAGCCGAGGAATGCGCCCACGGCAATCGCGGCGGCATAATCCAGAAGAAGGTCCCCGTGTATGAAGTAGACGATCGCGCCGGAGAATGCGGTTATCCCGATCATATAGCTGCTTGTCGCGGTTGCGACCTTTATGGGTACGCGCATGTGAATGTTCATCAGAGGGATCTTGATGGTCCCCCCTCCCACGCCGGTCAATGAGGACAGGACGCCGGCGGCGGTACATGCCAAAAGGCCGCTTTTGACGTTCTTGACCTCATATCTCTTAACGGTGTGGTCCTTGCTGTCTGAGTATGAGAAGTTCATACTCCCTTCCCCCTCCGAGTGCTCGATTATCCTCTCTTTTCTGAGGATCATGCTCACGGCGCTGTAGATCAGCACGCAGCCGAACATGAAAAGCAGGACCCAATTCGCGGCATACATGGCAAAGAAAGCACCCGCCATCGCGCCTATCGATGTTGTTATCTCAAGCAGGAGTCCCAGCCTTATGTTGGCGGAGCCGTTCTTCACATAGAACGAAGCGGCCCCGGCGGAGGTGGCGATTATCCCCGTCAGACTCACGGCCACGGCCTCGCTTGCGGAAAGGTCGAACAGAATTGTCAGCACCGGGATGAAGATAATGCCGCCGCCTATGCCGAAAAGGGCGCCGATGGTGCCCGCACCGATCCCTATCGCAACAAGGGCAATGATCAGCAGAGGGTCCATGTTCCTGTGAATACTTCGGAATTATTAATTTTTGACGTGAAATAATATATCGGAAATGAGCATTCAAAGGTCAGTGCCAATAATACTTGCAAGATATTCAGAGATCGGCCTCAAGAGCACGCCGGTCCGCGTTAAAT
This genomic interval from Candidatus Methanoplasma cognatum contains the following:
- a CDS encoding leucine-rich repeat domain-containing protein, with amino-acid sequence MRGNKNRWRGAALSLMIAALLAITAAAFLDRENTVLGAAGDYNAGDVAVINDIIANNGLGWTAAPADGSSVPGNWTGVTWSSASTNKRIIYLDLDVKGLTGGMLNVSGLTALVWLYCNGNANLTALDVSGCTQLEILSCQMNNITALDLSKNILLEYLNCHDNNITALDLSKNILLDDLDCSYNELASLDVSKNTALKYLRCSNNELTALDVPKGAALIWLDCGGNKFTALDVSENTSLRSLGCYDNDLTALDLSKNAALEWLNCNENKLNALDVSKNTSLVYLDCSYNDLDALDVSKNTSLESLSCHYTRLDALDVSENTSLVILDCGYNNLSDLDVSKNTSLRDLYCSHNSLTSLDLSKNTSLEVLNCSYNELTSLDVSKNVLLTALDCSYNELTSLDVSKNALLNYLRVNYNYIAAETNVTGATSLLHFPSSGWDKPDFYFSPQYSGAPLAFTNNAGFNVPAGKLGTTVKPITVQGGVSGGTAPYYFYISAGPSWLDIDEDTGEITGERPAAEQTATTAVILVEDSSSPAKTKMIIISVGAVTEEPAPGGGNTTLIAAIAAIAAVVLLAVVYMFVIRPRRP
- a CDS encoding Mov34/MPN/PAD-1 family protein, whose amino-acid sequence is MSRIYGVSVDFIDGFNESAKSTYPDEFICFHREYDGVISEMILVPGSVYGESHSFINDWMSPVDFHKSGSAHSHPGYSNEPSDADLDFFNYMGGVHFITCQPYDRRSWKAYDSRGRVVDLEIIF
- a CDS encoding NAD(+)/NADH kinase, giving the protein MMDVLSDIADAVEEAIRKIPDSKCRGECLGMGADGTSTSQIDKIAENTVLAFIQKNNIPLNVLSEEIGFVDNGGKETLVLDPIDGTSNAVAGIPLFTISLAVGTGSLSGVHTAYLRNLATGDVITAEKGKGAYKNGIRIHVRKAEMDDLFLMIYLGNGAHPDSFDLAKRVKSSRSFGCASLEMVLVAEGEADGFMMHSERYSRAIRIVDIAASALVLREAGGEIYDLDGNVLDMDFDIGCHSNFIAFGDRRAYDFIVKAKNEIPESPIYGICANIGIPEAREYARRVMKALSGCDYVLDEGIASELGMKGYPVEDMKVDIMITIGGDGTILRTSMQNKAPMIGINAGGVGFLAEVHVNDIEEGIRRLRCGEYVVEERFKISSWYEGEYLAEAVNEAVVHTDSIAKIRHFKVYVNDRLMTEVRADGIIVSTPTGSTCYAMSLGAPLIDPRVNAVVVVPMAAYKFASRPFVVPADAKVTVETVMDSGCMLVIDGQKEYEIKGKTHIDFIRSSETVRFIRFNTDFYSRVREKLVNAI
- a CDS encoding sulfite exporter TauE/SafE family protein, with amino-acid sequence MDPLLIIALVAIGIGAGTIGALFGIGGGIIFIPVLTILFDLSASEAVAVSLTGIIATSAGAASFYVKNGSANIRLGLLLEITTSIGAMAGAFFAMYAANWVLLFMFGCVLIYSAVSMILRKERIIEHSEGEGSMNFSYSDSKDHTVKRYEVKNVKSGLLACTAAGVLSSLTGVGGGTIKIPLMNIHMRVPIKVATATSSYMIGITAFSGAIVYFIHGDLLLDYAAAIAVGAFLGSIIGTRASRLIDAGPMRRYFSILLLAISVIIFLEAGGVL
- a CDS encoding DUF1634 domain-containing protein; amino-acid sequence: MKMSDATSLSLKCCLFAGIALLAAGLVLSEQDVGDRIMWLGALVLIASPFIGVLTTLFHLVAEKDWKWVRTASVLAAMILVFLILSILMS
- a CDS encoding ferrous iron transport protein A; this translates as MDNNCDCDCASSCTCEGKCTGNVCVPMDEDSFRSESGVPLVTARIGEGGKIVRVSGKQEIRKFLCELGFVIGARVSVVNENSGNLILDVKGSRIAMDKAMASKIFFTPSLPETAAQR
- the feoB gene encoding ferrous iron transport protein B, producing the protein MTVRIALAGNPNSGKTTMFNRLTGSSQRVGNWPGVTVERKEGRLKGEDDAIIVDLPGIYSLSPYSPEEVVSRDFLLKDRPEAVINIVDASNLERNLYLTTQIVEAGIPTVIALNKMDAVAREGIKIDLGKLSKALGCTIVETTALKGDGVEELSRAVMSAVGTKADNALRYSKELEGYVSTVEGILRGEVPEEAERWYALKLLERDERLKKDIDGDAWERIEAVVSSMESKMDNDADSIIAEERYSLIGRIVGESVDKSGSVRKGETRSDRIDRIVTNRWLGIPIFAAVMFAIYFIAIETIGSLGTDILNGYIRDTLMPSAEGWLTDAGVADWLVGLIVKGIIGGVGAVIGFLPQMMVLFVILVMLEECGYMSRVAFVMDHLFRRFGLSGKSLISVLVGMGCGVPGIMSSRAIQGETERKITAMTVTFIPCSAKLPAIALIAGALFGKSAFIAISVYFMGILCILMSGIIMKKWRSLAGAPSHFIMELPPYHAPHAFSVIRSTLEKTWSFVKNAGTFVLLACVLVWFLSSYDWGINSVGAADSMLADIGNSLKWIFVPLGFGDDWEFTMATITGLLAKENLVGTLGVLFSPGGGEELWDVIGGMLTQAGGYAFLLFNMICAPCVAAVGAMRSELGSWRGAAKAVIYQCLLAYAIALIFYQFASVFMGNGLGLGIVPAVIALAALIYMLASKDPFSIFRKVRRDA
- a CDS encoding phosphomannomutase; its protein translation is MKNAPALMLRSVTEEDMTAENALRIGQTVGMSCRTVCVGSDAGPSSRMIKNSLISGLLSAGAEVSDAGVVPAPAAALASGGSDCVMMVGEPDEQGRISGIRIMNPDGSAFTKEQLRQIITDGRRDQPLPGYRDIGSMRACDTAADDYNRTMREKYGNSVDAPVILDCGCGSTSLCAPAILASAGADLTTMNAQIDPRYSPRPPGVGMNDVTGLAEVVGMELGSIGIALNGDGTKLALFDENGKYVDPESILALLLLYLKPSSAVVPFDASAVVDDAFRDLIGEGLSSDAKAHSERRIIRTDNDLESITEAIKNNNAEMGAMADGTFIFPDVTMCPDAINAAVILTRMSGENSISDLLASFPRYIVLKESIYGPGNIELFYRKLGERLKELDSEDIWEIEGGRVGMTGGWFAISRNAADPEYIDITAEAKDRVYAVSMMELAKDIARSCM